From a region of the Thiorhodovibrio winogradskyi genome:
- the ppsR gene encoding transcriptional regulator PpsR — MKLFDAPESALGELGTDAAAELIAAASDIALIIDSEGRILDLAFGNDELSNQIGDWIGLNWADTVTNDSRTRVEQLLEHARAEEQPPHWEQVEHLAISGDELPVRYCAASLGDRHRIVAVGRSQQGIAALQQRLVDAQQSLERDYWRLRQLETRYRLLFRSMSEAILIVDPVNGKIVEANPAASLLLATDSRKLVGRPFPEGFDTAGTEAIKSLLAGVRSAGRGNDVRARLREPETEFLVSAAPVRQENATLLLVRLTPVETNTNSSMIGEPRSRIFKMLEKAPDGVVITRQDGRILSANNAFLELAQLSTEEQARGESLDRWLGRPGVDLNVLIANLRQHGAVRLFATTVRSDYGSSTEVEISAVAVQNADQSSFGFIIRNVDRRVSASSGPGRALPRSVEQLTELVGRVPLKEVVRESTDMIERLCIEAALELTGDNRASAAELLGLSRQSLYVKLRRYGLSESGNESGSESGSDSGVEPGSEQESK; from the coding sequence GTGAAATTGTTCGACGCACCGGAATCGGCCCTGGGAGAGTTGGGCACGGATGCCGCGGCAGAGTTGATCGCCGCGGCATCCGATATTGCGCTTATCATCGACAGCGAGGGGCGGATTCTCGATCTTGCTTTTGGCAACGACGAACTCTCCAACCAGATCGGCGACTGGATTGGCCTAAACTGGGCTGACACGGTCACCAACGACAGTCGCACCAGAGTCGAGCAACTACTTGAACACGCCCGCGCCGAGGAGCAACCACCGCATTGGGAACAAGTCGAACACTTGGCTATCAGCGGCGACGAACTTCCCGTGCGTTATTGCGCGGCCAGTCTCGGCGACCGCCATCGCATCGTCGCCGTCGGTCGCAGCCAGCAGGGCATCGCCGCGCTGCAGCAGCGCCTGGTCGATGCCCAGCAGTCGTTGGAGCGTGACTACTGGCGTCTGCGCCAGCTTGAAACCCGCTACCGGCTGCTGTTTCGCTCCATGTCCGAGGCGATCCTGATCGTCGATCCGGTCAATGGCAAGATTGTCGAGGCCAACCCGGCGGCCAGCCTGCTGCTCGCGACCGATTCCCGCAAACTGGTCGGTCGCCCTTTCCCCGAAGGCTTCGACACTGCCGGAACCGAGGCGATCAAATCCCTGCTCGCCGGCGTGCGCTCGGCCGGGCGCGGCAACGACGTGCGCGCCCGCCTGCGCGAGCCCGAGACCGAATTTCTGGTCTCGGCCGCCCCGGTCCGCCAGGAAAACGCCACCTTGCTGTTGGTGCGCCTGACACCGGTCGAGACCAACACCAATAGCAGCATGATCGGCGAGCCACGCTCGCGCATCTTTAAAATGTTGGAAAAAGCCCCGGACGGCGTGGTCATCACCCGCCAGGACGGGCGCATTTTAAGCGCCAACAATGCCTTTTTGGAGCTCGCCCAACTCTCAACCGAGGAGCAGGCGCGCGGCGAATCGCTTGACCGCTGGCTCGGACGCCCTGGCGTGGACCTGAATGTTCTCATCGCCAACCTGCGCCAGCACGGTGCGGTGCGCCTGTTCGCCACGACAGTGCGCAGTGACTATGGCAGCTCAACCGAGGTCGAGATTTCCGCGGTGGCGGTGCAAAATGCCGACCAATCCAGTTTTGGTTTTATCATCCGCAATGTCGACCGCCGAGTGTCAGCCAGTTCCGGACCCGGGCGTGCCCTGCCGCGCTCGGTCGAGCAGCTGACCGAATTGGTCGGACGGGTTCCGCTCAAAGAGGTGGTGCGCGAGTCCACCGACATGATCGAGCGCCTGTGTATCGAGGCGGCGCTTGAGCTAACCGGCGACAACCGCGCCTCCGCCGCCGAACTGCTCGGCTTGAGCCGCCAGAGCCTGTACGTCAAACTCAGGCGTTATGGCCTAAGCGAATCAGGCAACGAATCAGGGAGCGAATCAGGGAGCGACTCCGGGGTGGAGCCTGGTAGCGAACAAGAATCGAAGTAG
- the bchF gene encoding 2-vinyl bacteriochlorophyllide hydratase — MPRSIPPLYTPEERRRRDQSPWTLVQGILAPLQFLVFLVSLVLVLRYLATGNGELAATWSIVIKTLLLYTIMITGSIWEKVVFGKYLFARAFFWEDVFSMLVLALHTAYLAALLTGWLDTRGQMWLALAAYATYVVNATQFLLKLRAARLSSEAAVEGGAA; from the coding sequence ATGCCAAGGTCTATTCCACCTCTTTATACCCCCGAAGAACGCCGCCGGCGCGATCAGTCACCCTGGACCCTGGTGCAGGGCATTCTCGCGCCGCTGCAATTTCTGGTGTTCTTGGTCAGTCTGGTGCTGGTGCTGCGCTATTTGGCCACCGGCAATGGTGAGTTGGCCGCTACCTGGTCGATTGTGATCAAAACGCTCCTTCTTTACACAATAATGATCACCGGCTCAATCTGGGAGAAGGTGGTGTTTGGCAAGTATCTGTTCGCTCGTGCCTTTTTTTGGGAAGATGTGTTTAGCATGCTAGTCTTGGCGCTGCATACCGCCTATTTGGCGGCACTCTTGACTGGCTGGCTGGATACGCGTGGACAGATGTGGTTGGCGCTGGCCGCCTATGCGACCTATGTCGTCAATGCGACCCAGTTCCTGCTCAAGCTGCGCGCGGCGCGCCTGTCGAGTGAAGCGGCGGTCGAGGGGGGCGCGGCATGA
- a CDS encoding ferredoxin:protochlorophyllide reductase (ATP-dependent) subunit N, translated as MTDIPSASSTAGFSSSPNVLAGSSLAVRHERGERQAFCGLSGIVWLHRKMQDSFFLVVGSRTCAHMMQSAAGVMIFAEPRFGTALLQDRDLAGLADANDELDRVVRELLARRPDIGTLFLVATCPSEVIKLDLDTAAARLQQAHGGRVRILAYSGSGLDTSFTQGEDSCLRALVPHLPELPAMQRSLLVVGSLADVVEDQFQRLFDKLGIGPVHFLPPRRAADLPPVGPGTFLIAAQPFVGETMDALRERGSQLITAPFPFGIEGTRAWLLAIAAAWGISTQQVDEVIAAPAARAKTALARYREQLGGKRVSFLPDSQLEIPLGRFLARECGMQLGELGVPYLDRRLMEPELALLPKDTQLTEGQDLEPQLERLRAERPDITVCGLGLANPLEAEGLTTKWAIELVFTPIQGFDQAADLAELFARPLNRRQRLGF; from the coding sequence ATGACGGATATTCCATCCGCCAGCTCCACCGCTGGATTCAGTTCCTCACCCAATGTCTTGGCCGGCTCCTCCTTGGCCGTCCGCCACGAGCGCGGTGAGCGTCAGGCTTTCTGCGGGCTGTCCGGCATCGTCTGGCTGCACCGCAAAATGCAAGACAGTTTTTTTCTGGTCGTCGGCTCGCGTACCTGCGCTCACATGATGCAGTCCGCCGCCGGGGTGATGATCTTTGCCGAGCCGCGTTTTGGCACCGCCCTGCTGCAGGATCGTGACCTCGCCGGCCTGGCCGACGCCAACGATGAACTCGACCGGGTGGTGCGAGAGCTCCTTGCGCGCCGTCCGGATATCGGCACCCTGTTCCTGGTCGCTACCTGCCCGTCCGAGGTCATCAAGCTCGATCTTGACACCGCCGCTGCCCGTTTGCAGCAGGCGCATGGCGGCCGAGTGCGCATTCTGGCGTACAGTGGCAGCGGGCTGGATACCAGCTTTACCCAGGGCGAGGACAGCTGCCTGCGTGCCCTGGTGCCGCACTTGCCGGAGCTGCCGGCCATGCAACGCTCATTGCTGGTGGTGGGCTCGCTGGCCGATGTGGTGGAGGATCAATTCCAGCGGCTGTTCGACAAGCTCGGCATCGGGCCGGTGCATTTTCTGCCGCCCAGGCGCGCGGCCGATTTACCACCGGTGGGCCCGGGTACCTTCCTGATCGCGGCCCAACCCTTCGTTGGCGAGACCATGGATGCCCTGCGCGAGCGCGGTTCCCAGCTCATCACCGCGCCCTTCCCGTTCGGGATCGAGGGGACCCGCGCCTGGTTGCTGGCGATTGCCGCGGCCTGGGGCATCTCGACCCAACAGGTCGATGAGGTCATAGCGGCACCGGCGGCGCGCGCCAAGACCGCCCTGGCGCGCTATCGCGAACAGCTTGGCGGCAAGCGCGTGAGCTTCCTGCCCGATTCCCAACTTGAGATTCCACTGGGACGTTTTCTCGCGCGCGAGTGCGGCATGCAACTCGGCGAACTTGGCGTGCCCTATCTGGATCGCCGACTGATGGAGCCCGAACTGGCCCTGTTGCCGAAAGACACCCAGCTGACCGAGGGTCAGGACCTTGAGCCCCAACTCGAGCGCCTGCGCGCCGAACGCCCGGATATCACCGTCTGCGGTCTCGGGCTGGCCAATCCGCTCGAAGCCGAGGGACTGACCACGAAATGGGCCATTGAGCTGGTCTTCACGCCCATCCAGGGCTTCGACCAGGCCGCCGATCTGGCCGAGCTGTTCGCGCGACCGCTCAATCGGCGCCAGCGGCTAGGGTTTTAG
- the bchB gene encoding ferredoxin:protochlorophyllide reductase (ATP-dependent) subunit B gives MELTVWTYEGPPHIGAMRIAASMDAVHLVLHAPLGDSYADLLFTMIARSAARPPVSYTSFQARDLGGDTAQLVKTRLAETVARFKPQALLVGEACTAELLQDQPGALALGMGFDIPVIPLELPAFTRKESWGASETFHQLVRALLSGRPMPEGAGDPAGRAQAEGRRPRANLLGPSALGFRCRDDVAEVTKLLDSLGVDVHLVAPAGATPADLTGMLAADFNICLYPEIAHSTCVWLERMFKQPWVRTVPIGVGATRDFLLEVARLTGLDPEPALARARTRLPWFSRSVDSTYLTGKRVFIFGDATHVMAAVRVAREELGFDVVGFGSYSREFARELRALGEDIGVEALITDDYLAVEARVAELHPELVLGTQMERHIAKRIGIPCAVISSPVHVQDFPARYAPQMGFEGANVIFDTWVHPLMMGLEEHLITMFREDSEFDDGEVPERPSQPAQATAPVLADAGEPNPRPAEAGAPAPGESADATEVRWESDAEKELRKIPFFVRGKARRNTENFARERGLSLISVDTLYDAKAHFGR, from the coding sequence ATGGAACTGACCGTCTGGACTTACGAAGGCCCGCCGCACATTGGCGCCATGCGCATCGCCGCTTCCATGGACGCGGTGCATCTGGTGCTGCACGCGCCCCTGGGCGACAGCTACGCCGATCTGCTTTTCACCATGATCGCGCGCTCGGCGGCGCGCCCGCCGGTCAGCTACACCAGCTTTCAGGCGCGTGATCTCGGTGGCGATACCGCGCAACTGGTCAAAACACGTCTGGCCGAGACGGTCGCGCGCTTCAAGCCCCAAGCGCTGCTGGTGGGCGAGGCCTGCACGGCGGAACTCCTGCAGGATCAGCCCGGCGCCCTAGCGCTCGGCATGGGGTTCGACATTCCCGTCATCCCGCTGGAGTTGCCGGCCTTCACGCGCAAGGAGTCCTGGGGCGCGAGCGAGACCTTTCATCAGCTGGTGCGCGCGCTCCTGTCTGGTCGCCCGATGCCCGAGGGCGCTGGCGACCCCGCTGGTCGCGCCCAGGCAGAGGGGCGCCGGCCGCGCGCCAATCTGCTCGGACCCAGCGCGCTCGGCTTCCGCTGTCGCGACGATGTGGCCGAGGTGACCAAGCTGCTCGATAGCCTTGGCGTCGATGTGCATCTGGTCGCGCCGGCCGGGGCGACGCCGGCCGATCTGACAGGTATGCTCGCGGCCGATTTCAATATTTGCCTCTATCCGGAGATCGCGCACAGCACCTGCGTCTGGCTGGAGCGCATGTTCAAGCAGCCCTGGGTGCGCACCGTTCCCATCGGGGTTGGCGCCACCCGCGACTTTCTGTTGGAAGTGGCGCGACTCACTGGCCTCGATCCCGAGCCCGCGCTGGCGCGTGCCCGTACCCGCTTGCCCTGGTTCTCGCGCTCGGTGGACTCCACCTATTTGACCGGCAAGCGGGTGTTTATCTTCGGTGACGCCACCCATGTGATGGCCGCCGTGCGCGTCGCGCGCGAGGAACTCGGCTTCGATGTGGTTGGGTTTGGCAGCTACAGCCGCGAATTTGCCCGCGAACTGCGCGCGCTGGGCGAGGACATCGGTGTCGAGGCGCTGATCACCGATGACTATCTGGCGGTCGAGGCACGGGTGGCCGAGCTGCACCCCGAGCTGGTGCTGGGCACCCAGATGGAGCGCCACATCGCCAAGCGCATCGGCATTCCCTGCGCGGTGATTTCCTCACCCGTGCATGTGCAGGACTTTCCCGCCCGCTATGCGCCCCAGATGGGTTTTGAAGGCGCCAATGTCATTTTCGATACCTGGGTGCATCCGCTGATGATGGGGCTCGAAGAGCACCTGATCACCATGTTTCGCGAGGATAGCGAGTTCGATGATGGCGAGGTGCCGGAGCGCCCGTCTCAACCAGCGCAAGCCACGGCGCCAGTGCTGGCTGACGCCGGAGAACCCAACCCCAGGCCAGCGGAAGCCGGTGCGCCGGCCCCCGGCGAATCCGCCGATGCAACCGAGGTCCGCTGGGAGTCCGATGCCGAGAAGGAGTTGCGCAAGATTCCTTTTTTCGTGCGCGGCAAGGCCAGGCGCAACACCGAGAACTTTGCCCGCGAGCGCGGCCTGAGTCTGATCAGCGTCGATACCCTGTACGACGCGAAAGCCCATTTCGGCCGCTGA
- a CDS encoding BCD family MFS transporter, giving the protein MATNKPTLDDFKQVGMQLLLRFLPFADAATDDLPLPRLLRLSLFQISVGAAIVLLNGTLNRVMVVELGMPVWLVSLMVALPLVFAPLRALIGHRSDYHHSAFGLRRVPYIWWGTLLQFGGFTFMPFALLLMSAEGNQMAVVGYIAAAIAFLMVGAGLHTTQTAGLALATDLAPKEARPRVVALLYVTLLLGMLVSAVLYGLFLRDFTQVKLIQVIQATAAATIVLNIVALWRQEAVDRKRAANPVRAPKFSATWKAFVEDRYAARLLIAVGLGTAAFSMQDILLEPYGGEVLGLSVSQTTLLTAIWAGGTLIAFSLAGWLLTKGGNPNRMAAIGAALGLFAFAAVIAAGVLSLPWLFRGGAGLIGFGGGLFAVGTLTAAMGLAQGGHTGLALGAWGAVQATAQGGAIFLGGAIRDLVSLMVDKGWIGSEMSGPAFSYGVVYYLEIILLLATLVVVFPLMRKKNQPDLDAPKKFGISEML; this is encoded by the coding sequence ATGGCCACAAACAAACCCACGCTTGACGATTTCAAACAGGTCGGCATGCAGTTGTTGCTGCGGTTCCTGCCTTTCGCGGACGCGGCCACCGACGATCTGCCCCTGCCACGACTGCTGCGGCTGTCGCTGTTCCAGATCTCGGTGGGTGCCGCCATCGTGCTGCTCAATGGCACCCTGAACCGTGTGATGGTGGTGGAGCTTGGCATGCCGGTGTGGCTGGTGTCCCTGATGGTCGCCCTGCCGCTGGTATTCGCCCCCCTGCGCGCGCTCATCGGACACAGGTCTGACTATCACCACTCCGCCTTCGGGTTGCGCCGGGTACCCTACATCTGGTGGGGCACCCTGTTGCAATTCGGCGGCTTTACCTTCATGCCCTTCGCGCTGCTGCTGATGTCCGCCGAGGGCAACCAGATGGCGGTGGTGGGTTATATCGCCGCGGCCATCGCTTTCCTGATGGTGGGCGCCGGGCTGCATACCACTCAGACCGCCGGTCTGGCCCTGGCCACCGACCTGGCACCCAAGGAGGCCCGGCCGCGTGTGGTGGCGCTGCTTTATGTCACCCTGCTGCTTGGCATGCTGGTCAGCGCGGTGCTCTACGGGCTGTTTTTGCGCGATTTCACCCAGGTGAAGCTGATTCAGGTGATTCAGGCCACCGCCGCCGCGACCATTGTGCTCAATATCGTCGCGCTCTGGCGTCAGGAGGCGGTTGATCGCAAGCGCGCCGCCAACCCGGTGCGCGCGCCCAAGTTCTCCGCCACCTGGAAAGCCTTCGTCGAGGATCGCTATGCCGCGCGCCTGCTGATTGCCGTCGGACTCGGCACGGCCGCCTTCAGCATGCAGGACATTCTGCTTGAGCCCTATGGCGGCGAGGTGTTGGGCCTGAGTGTGTCTCAGACCACCCTGCTGACCGCCATCTGGGCCGGTGGCACCCTGATTGCCTTCTCACTGGCCGGCTGGTTGCTGACCAAGGGCGGCAACCCCAACCGCATGGCCGCCATTGGCGCGGCCTTGGGACTCTTTGCCTTCGCCGCCGTGATCGCTGCTGGCGTGCTGAGCCTGCCCTGGCTGTTCCGCGGCGGCGCCGGTCTAATCGGTTTTGGCGGGGGTCTGTTCGCGGTGGGGACCCTCACCGCCGCCATGGGGCTCGCGCAAGGTGGCCACACCGGTCTGGCACTCGGCGCCTGGGGCGCGGTGCAGGCCACGGCCCAGGGCGGTGCTATTTTCCTTGGCGGCGCCATTCGCGATCTCGTCAGTCTGATGGTCGACAAAGGTTGGATTGGCAGCGAGATGTCCGGTCCGGCCTTCAGCTATGGCGTGGTCTATTACCTGGAGATCATTCTGCTGCTCGCCACCCTGGTGGTGGTCTTCCCGCTGATGCGGAAAAAGAACCAGCCGGATCTGGACGCACCCAAGAAGTTCGGCATTTCCGAGATGCTCTAG
- the tcuA gene encoding FAD-dependent tricarballylate dehydrogenase TcuA, giving the protein MKAPGVLVVGGGIAGLCAAISARRAGARVLLVESAPRWRRGGNSRHARNFRFCHDRPSALVAGSYPADVFADDLARATAGGADAALSRLLIERSRAAPQWLRDAGVALQALGRGRLPVSSKTAFLLGGGQAMVNALYACAEGLGVEIRYGCAAGQARLSGNRLVGIDLRSACQATHPGQQLAETVAPDAVVLACGGAQGNAHWLRQHCGERVEGFINRGTPDARGDILIELLAAGAQAVGDPGRLYLVAVDARSPAEDGGIVTRIRGMPLGLVVDREGRRRHDEGADQGSTRYALWGQRLADYPGQIGYLLLDAKGLNAAPAALYPPLIAPDVQGLARQTGINADALESTWLAYNAAMRACPSLHSPPLDPPRTGPAAVLETPPFAAYPMRPGLTFSYHGLAVDARARVRLASGEPIGNLFAAGTLMAPNLCPQGYLSGLMLTIGLVFGCLAGEEAAHVARA; this is encoded by the coding sequence GTGAAAGCCCCGGGCGTTCTGGTGGTTGGTGGCGGCATCGCCGGACTCTGCGCGGCCATCAGTGCTCGGCGCGCTGGTGCGCGGGTGCTCTTGGTCGAGAGCGCGCCGCGCTGGCGGCGTGGCGGTAACAGTCGGCACGCACGCAATTTTCGCTTTTGCCATGATCGCCCGAGTGCGCTGGTGGCCGGGAGTTATCCGGCCGACGTCTTCGCCGATGATCTTGCGCGCGCGACCGCTGGTGGCGCGGATGCGGCCCTCTCGCGCTTGTTGATCGAGCGTTCGCGCGCGGCCCCGCAATGGTTGCGCGATGCCGGTGTGGCGCTGCAAGCGCTCGGCAGGGGACGCTTGCCGGTTTCATCCAAGACGGCCTTCCTGCTCGGTGGCGGCCAGGCGATGGTGAATGCGCTCTATGCTTGTGCCGAAGGGCTGGGGGTGGAGATTCGCTACGGGTGCGCGGCGGGTCAAGCGCGCTTGAGCGGCAACCGGCTGGTGGGCATTGATCTGCGTTCGGCCTGTCAAGCCACTCATCCGGGTCAGCAACTGGCTGAGACGGTGGCGCCCGATGCCGTGGTGCTCGCCTGCGGCGGTGCCCAGGGGAATGCGCACTGGCTGCGCCAGCATTGCGGCGAGCGGGTGGAAGGCTTCATCAATCGCGGGACGCCCGATGCGCGCGGAGATATCCTCATCGAACTGCTGGCGGCCGGCGCCCAAGCGGTGGGTGATCCGGGGCGGCTTTACCTGGTCGCGGTGGACGCGCGCTCGCCGGCGGAGGATGGCGGCATTGTCACCCGCATTCGCGGGATGCCACTGGGATTGGTGGTGGATCGCGAGGGCCGGCGCCGGCATGACGAGGGCGCCGATCAGGGCTCGACCCGCTATGCCCTCTGGGGCCAGCGGCTGGCGGACTATCCTGGTCAGATCGGCTATTTGCTGCTGGATGCCAAGGGGCTGAATGCCGCCCCCGCGGCGCTCTATCCGCCGCTGATCGCCCCGGACGTGCAAGGGCTGGCGCGGCAAACCGGGATTAATGCCGACGCGCTCGAATCCACCTGGCTGGCCTACAATGCGGCCATGCGTGCTTGCCCCTCCCTCCATTCGCCGCCGCTCGACCCGCCCCGGACAGGGCCAGCGGCCGTGCTTGAGACGCCCCCCTTTGCCGCTTATCCAATGCGCCCTGGACTGACCTTTAGCTACCATGGCCTGGCGGTCGATGCCCGAGCGCGGGTGCGGCTGGCCAGCGGTGAGCCCATCGGCAATCTGTTCGCGGCCGGCACCCTGATGGCGCCCAATCTCTGTCCTCAAGGCTATCTGTCCGGGCTGATGCTGACCATCGGTCTGGTGTTTGGCTGCCTCGCCGGCGAGGAGGCCGCGCATGTTGCCCGTGCCTGA
- the tcuB gene encoding tricarballylate utilization 4Fe-4S protein TcuB codes for MLPVPDPLPTDPRAVTEEARRMLAICNICGYCNGFCPVFDAARERPALRAGDLAYLAHLCHACRNCLDACQYAPPHAFGVNVPRTLERLRWRNYADFAWPRALAALFRARVGARRPGVGPTPFLLPLLPPALAMLLPMLLGLWWLPWSRLMQGALAPGDFYRILPFSVMVGLGLLTLGWALLSMGISLINFWRAISLGRPPARLTWSGLRAALWDIASLRHLDGGGPGCTDSHTPLAPMRRWLHQLLVLGFLLCLAATLVAAVWHHGLGRAAPYAAASLPVVLGLLGGLLMLPAGLGLWWLRRRTNPLTLAPEMQGGETSATLWLLAVVLSGLALLAGRATPAMGLLLLAHLGAVYGFFLLLPASKFVHAGYRLLAVSRLRLEPKALARTDPT; via the coding sequence ATGTTGCCCGTGCCTGACCCGCTTCCGACCGACCCAAGGGCAGTGACCGAGGAGGCCCGGCGGATGCTCGCGATCTGCAATATCTGCGGCTATTGCAACGGCTTCTGCCCGGTGTTCGACGCCGCGCGCGAGCGCCCAGCCTTGCGCGCGGGCGACCTGGCCTATCTGGCCCATCTCTGCCATGCCTGCCGCAATTGCCTGGATGCTTGCCAGTACGCGCCGCCGCACGCATTTGGCGTGAATGTGCCGCGCACCCTGGAGCGGCTGCGTTGGCGGAATTATGCCGACTTCGCCTGGCCCAGGGCACTGGCTGCCCTGTTCCGCGCCCGTGTCGGTGCGCGGCGGCCCGGGGTGGGTCCGACGCCTTTTTTGCTGCCCCTTCTGCCGCCAGCCCTGGCCATGCTGCTGCCGATGCTGCTAGGTCTCTGGTGGTTGCCCTGGTCGCGGCTTATGCAAGGGGCGCTGGCTCCAGGGGATTTTTATCGTATTCTGCCGTTTTCGGTCATGGTCGGGCTGGGCCTGCTGACGCTCGGCTGGGCACTCCTGTCCATGGGCATCAGCCTGATCAACTTCTGGCGCGCAATCAGCCTCGGGCGTCCGCCGGCGCGCTTGACTTGGTCCGGTCTGCGCGCGGCTCTATGGGACATCGCCAGCCTGCGGCATCTTGACGGCGGCGGTCCGGGTTGCACCGACTCCCATACTCCGCTGGCGCCCATGCGCCGCTGGCTGCACCAACTGCTGGTGCTCGGCTTCCTCTTGTGTCTGGCCGCCACTCTGGTGGCCGCCGTCTGGCACCATGGTTTGGGGCGGGCCGCGCCCTATGCGGCAGCGAGTCTGCCGGTGGTGCTTGGCCTGCTCGGCGGGCTGCTGATGCTGCCGGCCGGACTGGGCCTTTGGTGGCTCAGGCGTCGGACCAACCCGCTGACATTGGCGCCGGAAATGCAAGGGGGCGAGACCTCGGCGACCCTGTGGCTGCTGGCCGTGGTGCTGAGCGGTCTGGCGCTCTTGGCTGGACGCGCCACCCCCGCCATGGGGCTCCTGTTACTGGCTCATCTGGGCGCGGTTTATGGGTTTTTTCTGCTGTTGCCGGCGAGCAAATTCGTCCATGCCGGTTATCGGCTGCTGGCTGTGTCGCGGTTGCGACTGGAGCCAAAGGCCTTGGCCAGGACTGACCCGACCTAA
- a CDS encoding cobalt-precorrin-6A reductase, whose amino-acid sequence MKTKKVLILGGVTEGYILAEALADQEGFHPISSLAGRTQHPRPPVGETRIGGFGGVEGLRAFLLEGAIDAVVDATHPFADTMGQHAALACDQAQVPLLRLERPAWEAKPGDRWYPVADWEQAVALLQTQGARRVLLALGARELAPFSALDDIWFLARTVTRPDPMPPFAAAELLVARGPFSLEQELDLLRGHAIDTIVCRNSGGEGAAAKLTAARELGIAVIMRERPPRPKVPVVASVESVLDWLARDA is encoded by the coding sequence ATGAAAACCAAGAAGGTGTTGATTCTCGGTGGTGTCACCGAAGGTTACATCCTCGCCGAGGCGCTGGCCGATCAGGAGGGCTTTCATCCGATCAGCTCACTGGCTGGGCGCACCCAGCATCCGCGCCCGCCGGTGGGAGAAACCCGCATCGGCGGTTTTGGTGGTGTGGAGGGCCTGCGCGCCTTTCTGCTCGAAGGTGCCATCGATGCCGTGGTGGATGCCACCCATCCTTTCGCCGACACCATGGGCCAGCACGCGGCCCTGGCCTGTGATCAGGCGCAAGTGCCGCTGCTGCGTCTGGAGCGACCCGCCTGGGAGGCCAAGCCCGGTGATCGTTGGTATCCGGTGGCGGATTGGGAGCAGGCGGTGGCGCTATTACAAACCCAGGGCGCGCGCCGGGTGTTGCTGGCACTGGGCGCGCGCGAGCTGGCACCCTTCAGCGCGTTGGATGATATTTGGTTTCTAGCGCGCACGGTGACCCGCCCCGATCCCATGCCGCCCTTCGCCGCGGCCGAGTTGCTGGTTGCGCGCGGTCCTTTTTCCCTGGAACAGGAGCTTGACCTGCTGCGCGGGCATGCAATAGACACCATCGTCTGCCGCAACAGCGGCGGCGAGGGCGCCGCCGCCAAGCTGACGGCGGCGCGCGAGCTGGGAATCGCGGTCATCATGCGCGAGCGGCCGCCGCGCCCGAAGGTCCCCGTGGTGGCGAGCGTAGAGTCCGTGCTTGATTGGCTCGCGCGTGACGCCTGA
- a CDS encoding precorrin-3B C(17)-methyltransferase, with amino-acid sequence MILIPGETWPAIASGAALVPVTSPEEQLPDSVDEPPITEADLKDDGAEYRATHPPFDSRAPLDPVAPEPSGPPQYAGTRGGHLAVVGLGPGAPEWLTPEARAAIDQAEDILGYETYLRLAGPFRPDQRVRPSDNRQELDRARAALDLAASGRRVVLLSSGDPGIFAMASAVLEVLDRGPQSECEPEPEPEPATDSPWNPAWQKVALKILPGISAAQALAARVGAPLGHDFCVLSLSDNLKPWSLIERRLRLAAEADLVIALYNPRSRARPDSLGQALEILRALKSPTTPVALGHDVGRAAERTQVLTLAMLDPDAVDMRTVLIIGSSRSCVIARASGGKWFYTPRWSGE; translated from the coding sequence ATGATTCTGATTCCGGGCGAGACCTGGCCGGCCATCGCATCCGGCGCGGCACTGGTTCCGGTGACCAGCCCGGAGGAACAGCTTCCAGACTCTGTCGACGAGCCTCCGATCACGGAAGCTGACCTGAAAGATGATGGAGCAGAGTATCGCGCGACGCACCCGCCCTTCGACTCCCGCGCCCCCCTGGACCCCGTTGCACCAGAGCCCTCGGGCCCGCCTCAATATGCCGGCACGCGCGGCGGTCACCTAGCGGTGGTGGGTCTGGGGCCCGGCGCGCCAGAATGGCTGACACCCGAGGCACGCGCGGCCATCGACCAGGCCGAGGACATTCTCGGCTACGAGACCTATCTGCGCCTGGCCGGGCCCTTCCGCCCCGATCAGCGCGTGCGCCCCTCCGACAACCGCCAGGAACTGGACCGCGCCCGCGCCGCGCTTGATCTCGCCGCCAGCGGCCGTCGGGTGGTGCTGCTGTCTTCCGGCGACCCGGGTATTTTTGCCATGGCCAGCGCGGTGCTTGAAGTGCTCGACCGCGGTCCGCAGTCCGAGTGCGAGCCAGAGCCAGAGCCAGAGCCAGCGACAGACTCACCCTGGAACCCGGCCTGGCAAAAGGTCGCGCTCAAGATTCTGCCCGGCATCTCAGCGGCTCAGGCCCTGGCCGCGCGGGTCGGCGCGCCCCTGGGCCATGATTTCTGCGTGCTGTCGCTGTCCGACAATCTCAAACCCTGGAGCTTGATTGAACGGCGCCTGCGCCTGGCCGCCGAGGCGGACCTGGTCATCGCCCTGTACAACCCGCGCTCACGCGCGCGTCCTGACAGCCTGGGACAAGCACTGGAGATCCTGCGCGCGCTGAAATCTCCGACCACCCCAGTCGCCCTCGGCCATGACGTCGGCCGCGCCGCCGAGCGCACCCAGGTGCTGACCCTGGCCATGCTCGACCCGGACGCCGTTGATATGCGCACCGTGCTGATCATTGGTTCCTCACGCAGCTGCGTCATCGCTCGCGCCTCAGGTGGCAAGTGGTTCTATACACCGCGCTGGAGCGGGGAGTGA